One segment of Oscillospiraceae bacterium MB08-C2-2 DNA contains the following:
- the clpP gene encoding ATP-dependent Clp endopeptidase proteolytic subunit ClpP, translating into MSLVPMVVEQTNRGERSYDIFSRLLNDRIIMLCDEVNDTTASLVVAQLLYLEGQDPDKDINLYINSPGGSVTAGMAIYDTMNYVKCDVSTICIGLAASMGAFLLSSGTKGKRFATPMAEIMIHQPSGGARGQASDIRIHAEHIVKTKAKLNAIMAAQTGQPLEVIERDTDRDNFMDAEEAKNYGLIDKIVVSR; encoded by the coding sequence ATGAGCTTAGTACCAATGGTAGTGGAGCAGACCAACCGGGGAGAAAGAAGCTACGATATTTTTTCCCGCTTGCTCAACGATCGAATTATCATGCTGTGCGATGAGGTGAACGACACCACCGCCAGCCTTGTCGTGGCTCAGCTTCTTTATTTGGAGGGGCAGGATCCCGATAAGGACATCAACCTGTATATCAATTCTCCCGGCGGCTCTGTTACAGCCGGTATGGCTATTTACGATACCATGAACTATGTCAAATGCGATGTTTCGACCATCTGCATTGGCTTGGCTGCTTCTATGGGCGCGTTTTTGCTTTCCTCCGGTACCAAGGGTAAGCGTTTTGCAACCCCGATGGCAGAGATTATGATCCACCAGCCTTCCGGCGGGGCCAGGGGGCAGGCTTCGGATATTCGTATCCACGCCGAGCATATTGTCAAAACCAAAGCAAAGCTCAATGCCATTATGGCAGCTCAGACCGGTCAGCCTCTTGAAGTGATCGAGCGGGATACCGACCGGGATAATTTTATGGATGCAGAAGAAGCTAAAAACTACGGTCTGATCGATAAGATCGTTGTTTCCAGATAA
- the tig gene encoding trigger factor: MSLTSTQKTDNNIVELEIAVGAEEFKAAVDKAFRQKSKQLSVPGFRKGKAPRQIIEKMYGEGIFFDDAVNELYPAAYRSAVEEAGIEPVDKADVEILTLDKAVGFTFKATVTVKPEVEIEGYKGIAVNQVMYKATDAEVDQEIERMQDRNSRIIAVEGRPAQDGDTTVIDFEGFVDGVAFAGGKGEDHNLVLGSHQFIEGFEEQIIGKNVGDSFDVNVTFPEQYHAEELKGKPATFKVTLKELKEKELPELDDEFAKDVSEFDTLDELRADLRKKLQDARDDRSKDEVENALMDVVVENLKAEIPSVMIESRIDDMVRDFEYRISSQGLNMNMYLQYSGMDMAAFRAGFSAQAERQVKTRLALEKIAENEKLEASAEDIEAEYAKLAQQYNMKAEEIKNMLREKDVAADLCTTKALELIRSEAVITEVEEAAAETDSKETAKAPAKKAAAKKPAAKKAAAKKDEEAGEAK; encoded by the coding sequence ATGAGCTTGACTTCCACACAGAAAACCGATAATAACATCGTTGAACTAGAGATCGCCGTTGGCGCAGAGGAGTTTAAAGCGGCTGTTGATAAGGCGTTCCGCCAGAAATCAAAACAGCTTTCCGTGCCCGGTTTCCGCAAGGGCAAGGCTCCCCGCCAGATCATTGAAAAAATGTATGGCGAAGGCATCTTCTTTGATGATGCTGTCAACGAGCTGTATCCCGCTGCCTATCGCAGTGCTGTGGAAGAAGCCGGTATCGAGCCGGTGGATAAAGCGGATGTTGAAATTCTGACTTTAGATAAAGCCGTTGGTTTTACCTTTAAAGCCACTGTTACTGTGAAGCCTGAGGTGGAGATCGAAGGATACAAAGGCATTGCGGTTAACCAAGTTATGTATAAGGCAACCGATGCCGAGGTTGATCAGGAAATTGAACGCATGCAGGATCGCAACTCCCGGATCATTGCTGTGGAGGGCCGCCCCGCTCAGGATGGTGATACCACTGTCATTGATTTTGAAGGCTTTGTAGACGGTGTTGCTTTTGCAGGCGGCAAGGGCGAGGATCATAACCTTGTGCTTGGTTCTCACCAGTTTATCGAGGGCTTTGAGGAGCAGATCATCGGTAAAAACGTAGGCGATTCCTTTGACGTTAACGTAACCTTCCCCGAGCAGTATCACGCTGAGGAGCTCAAAGGCAAGCCTGCCACCTTTAAAGTAACCCTTAAAGAGCTGAAAGAAAAGGAACTGCCTGAGCTGGATGATGAATTTGCTAAGGATGTCAGCGAATTCGATACTTTGGACGAACTGCGTGCTGATCTGCGCAAAAAGCTGCAGGATGCAAGAGACGACCGCTCCAAGGATGAAGTTGAAAATGCTCTGATGGATGTTGTTGTGGAAAACCTCAAGGCGGAGATTCCTTCGGTTATGATTGAGAGCCGCATTGACGATATGGTGCGGGATTTTGAATACCGCATTTCTTCTCAGGGCCTGAACATGAATATGTATCTGCAATACAGCGGCATGGATATGGCTGCTTTCCGTGCCGGTTTCTCCGCACAGGCAGAGCGTCAGGTCAAGACTCGCCTTGCATTGGAGAAAATCGCTGAAAACGAAAAGCTTGAAGCCTCCGCCGAGGATATTGAGGCTGAGTATGCAAAGCTTGCCCAGCAGTATAACATGAAGGCCGAAGAAATCAAGAACATGCTCCGTGAAAAGGATGTGGCTGCTGATCTTTGCACCACCAAGGCTCTCGAACTTATCCGCAGCGAGGCTGTTATTACTGAGGTTGAGGAAGCAGCTGCTGAGACTGATTCCAAGGAAACCGCAAAAGCACCTGCTAAAAAAGCGGCAGCTAAAAAGCCTGCGGCCAAAAAAGCAGCAGCTAAAAAAGACGAAGAAGCAGGCGAGGCGAAGTAA